TCCCCTACCTCGAGACGCCCGACGCGGACAACCCGTTCCTCGGCCAGCGGGGGATCCGCCGCTCGCTCGGTCCCGACGCCGACCTCTTCGAGACCCAGCTCCGGGCGCTGTTGCGAGCGGCCGCCGCCGAATCGGGGACGCTCTCGGTGATGTTCCCGATGGTGGCGACCGTGCCGGAGCTCGAGGCGGCCCTCGAGACGGTCGCGGACGTCGCGGCCGACCTCGAGTCCGAGGGGATCGAACACGAGCGGCCGGAGCTGGGCGCGATGATCGAGACGCCCGGCGCCGCCTTCATCGCCGAGGAGCTGGCCGAGCGCGTCGATTTCCTCAGCATCGGCACGAACGACCTCACCCAGTACGTGATGGCCGCCGCCCGGGAGAACGAGCGCGTCGCCGACCTCCGAGATCCCTGCGAGCCGGCCGTCCTCCGGGCGATCGAACGCACCGTCGCGGCCGCCGACGCCGGCGACGCCTGGGTCGGGATGTGCGGCGAGATGGCCGGCGATTCCGACCTGGCGCCGCTGCTCGTCGGGCTCGGGCTCGACGAACTCAGCATGAGCGCCGTCACGATCCCCGAGGTGAAGGCCGCGATCGCCGACCTCGAGACCGACGCGGCCGAAGCGCTCGCGAACCGAGCGACCGATGCGGCTACCAGAACGACCGTGTACGAGCACGTCAATACCACCACAGACCAATGAAATTCGTCGCAGTAACGTCCTGTCCGACGGGTATCGCACACAGCCAGATGGCGGCCGAAAACCTAGAGCAGACCGCGACCGATCTCGGCCACGAGATCGACGTCGAGGTCCAGGGCGCCATGGGTCAGGAGAACGAACTCTCGAGCGACGCGATCGCCGAGGCGGACGCGGTGATCATCGCCGCGGACACGTCGGTGAATCAGGATCGCTTCGAGGGGAAACCGGTCGTCACGGCGCCGGTGAAAGACGCCGTCAACGACGTCGAGGACCTCCTCGAGCGAGCAATCGCGGCGGCCGACGGCGAGGGGGCAAACGCCGAATCGACGCAGCCGGCGGACGCGGCCGGTTCAGGCACCGAGACGGCCGATTCGGGCGCGCCGCGCCGGGGCGGCGACCCCTCGAAGGGACTGTTCGCCAGACTCAAGCGACTCCTCTCCTGAGCGGGGCGACGCTGGCCGGCGTTCGCCTCGGCGGTTCGCCGCAGTGACACTTCTGCAACACCGACACCTATCACAGTCGCCGTGATACCCCCGGCCATGCCTCGAGACGACACCCTCGCCGGCATCGAATCGCACGTCGCCGACACCGACCGCCTCGAGACCCACTACCTCGAGGCCGGCGCCCCGGACGGGGCCGCCGAGGCCGACGGAACCGTCGTTTTCATCCACGGGAACGTCTCATCGTCGCGCTTTTTCGAAGACGTGATGCGCGAACTGCCGGCCGGCTATCGCGCCATCGCGCCGGATCTACGGGGGTACGGCGACTCCGAGACGAAGCCGATCGATGCAACTGACGGCCTCCGGGACTTCGAGGCGGACCTCCGCGCGCTGTTTTCCGAACTGGACCTCGAGGAGCCCGTGACGCTGGTCGGCTGGTCGAACGGCGGGGGCGTTGCGATGCGGTACGCGATCGACAATCCCGAGGCGGTCGATTCGCTCGTCCTGGTCAACCCGCTCTCGCCGTACGGCTTCGGCGGGACGAAAGACGAGGAGGGAACGCCGTGTTTCGACGACTACGCCGGGTCAGGCGGCGGTCTGGGCAACGAGGGGTTCGTCGCGGGACTCGCCGAACGGGACCGCGGCGAGGAGGGGCAATCCTCGCCGCGGAAGGTCCTGCGGAC
This portion of the Haloterrigena gelatinilytica genome encodes:
- a CDS encoding PTS fructose transporter subunit IIB, whose protein sequence is MKFVAVTSCPTGIAHSQMAAENLEQTATDLGHEIDVEVQGAMGQENELSSDAIAEADAVIIAADTSVNQDRFEGKPVVTAPVKDAVNDVEDLLERAIAAADGEGANAESTQPADAAGSGTETADSGAPRRGGDPSKGLFARLKRLLS
- a CDS encoding alpha/beta hydrolase — its product is MPRDDTLAGIESHVADTDRLETHYLEAGAPDGAAEADGTVVFIHGNVSSSRFFEDVMRELPAGYRAIAPDLRGYGDSETKPIDATDGLRDFEADLRALFSELDLEEPVTLVGWSNGGGVAMRYAIDNPEAVDSLVLVNPLSPYGFGGTKDEEGTPCFDDYAGSGGGLGNEGFVAGLAERDRGEEGQSSPRKVLRTFYVDPSYVFDEEREESYLTGMLDTATGDEHYPGDAVESENWPGVAPGERGVNNAISPKYCDLAAITDIDPGEKPPVLWIRGDSDQIVSNESVFDVGTLGRMGQVPDWPGEDVFPPQPMVDQTRAVLEDYADAGGEFEEVVFGNTGHAPHIEVPGDFRDELEGVLDG